The sequence below is a genomic window from Thioclava nitratireducens.
TCGGATTTCAGCGCCGGACCAAGGGCTGCGAAGGGCTCATCCAGCAGCAGGATCGGGCGACCGCGGAGCAACGTCCGCGCCAGGCCTGCGCGGCTTTGCTGCCCGCCCGACAGCGCGCCGGGTTTGCGTTTTTCCATCCCCTCAAGGCTCACACGCGCCAGCGCCGTCTCGATCCGGGCGCGATCGGTGGCGTCGATCTTGCCTTTCGGGTTCAAGCCGAGCGCGAGGTTGGTCTCCAGCCGCAGATGCGGGAAGAGGTTTTGATCCTGAAACAGGATCGAGAGCGGACGCTCGCCGGGCGGCGCCTCGGTGATGTCCTCGCCGCACCAGAGCACCCGCCCCTGGGTCGGCCCAAGAAACCCCGCAAGTACCGAGAGCAGCGTCGACTTGCCCGCCCCCGAGGGCCCGATCAGCGCGACCCGCGCGCCGGCCGGGATCGTGAAATCGGCTTCGAGGCGGAAATCGCCCTGTTCGATCAGAAGCTTATCGAGGGTCAGCATGATGCCCCGCGCGGTCGAGCGCCCAGAAGAGCGCGAAAGTGAGGATCAGCAGCAGGCTCGCAGCGCCCGCCGCCTGATCCATGCGATAAGAGCCCATGAGCTGGAAAAGCGCCAGCGGAAGGGTGCGGGTCTGGCCATCCGAGAACAGCGTGATGACGCCCAGATCGCCCATCGAGAAGGCCGCGGTCAGCCCCGCCGAGAACCCCAGCGGCCGGGCAAGGCGCGGAACCGTCAGCAGACGAAGCCGGGCAATGCCGCGCAGCCCGAGCGAGGCGGCGAGCCGGTCGTAATCGGCCTGCAGCGTGCGGATCTCGGGCATCAGGATGCGGGTCGCGAAAGGCACCGACAGCGCGGCGTTGCTCAGCAGCACCATTGGCAGCGCGAGGCTCGTCGGGTTCACGAAGGGCCGCGCGATCAGGAAGGCGCCGGTGCCCATCACGAGGCTCGACGCTGTCATCGGCAGCATCGCCGCGATCTCCGCCCAGCGCTGCCGGGTCGCCACCAGTGCGAGCGGCAGGGCGATGGCGAGCGTCACAACCGTGGAGAGCAGCGCGATCACCAAAGAGGTCAGCGTCGCGGGCCAGACCATCTCGGGCAGGTTGGCCACCGCCGGGAGGCCCCGGGCGAAAACGGTGCCGATGGGAAACAGCAGGAAGGCGCTTGCGAGCCCGATCGCGAGCGCGTCGA
It includes:
- a CDS encoding ATP-binding cassette domain-containing protein, which codes for MLTLDKLLIEQGDFRLEADFTIPAGARVALIGPSGAGKSTLLSVLAGFLGPTQGRVLWCGEDITEAPPGERPLSILFQDQNLFPHLRLETNLALGLNPKGKIDATDRARIETALARVSLEGMEKRKPGALSGGQQSRAGLARTLLRGRPILLLDEPFAALGPALKSEMLALVAEIAREQGTTVLMVSHDPEDARALCPQTVLVAEGRAHAPQATGPLLDDPPPVLRDYLGE